The Streptomyces cynarae genome contains a region encoding:
- a CDS encoding CU044_2847 family protein yields the protein MTHFAEILLADDTSVRLELAPVGAARNGTDGDQPGGIDGVTPVGRSDRAATLATSTLRAVLRPLGPLLQEVHDAVGTAHDRPQEITVQFGVQVGQDLKLGIVGAGVQASLSVSATWRMPNGTG from the coding sequence GTGACGCATTTTGCCGAGATACTGCTGGCCGACGACACCTCCGTGCGCCTGGAGCTGGCGCCCGTGGGGGCCGCCCGCAACGGTACGGACGGGGACCAGCCCGGGGGCATCGACGGGGTCACCCCGGTCGGGCGGAGCGACCGGGCCGCCACCCTCGCCACCAGTACGCTGCGCGCCGTGCTGCGCCCCCTTGGTCCGCTGCTGCAGGAGGTGCACGACGCGGTGGGCACCGCGCACGACCGGCCGCAGGAGATCACGGTGCAGTTCGGCGTGCAAGTCGGGCAGGATCTCAAACTGGGGATCGTCGGGGCAGGTGTCCAGGCCAGCCTCAGCGTTTCAGCGACCTGGCGAATGCCGAACGGTACCGGCTGA